The Austwickia sp. genome includes a region encoding these proteins:
- the citD gene encoding citrate lyase acyl carrier protein, with protein MRIEREAVAGTLESSDVMVKVSPRPGSPDGHPTENLKIVITSTVLAQFGDAISAVVKETVDQLGLTHGRVVVEDKGALDCTIRARVQAACLRGSGSPDDVDWNAL; from the coding sequence ATGCGCATCGAACGCGAAGCCGTCGCCGGGACGCTGGAGTCCAGCGACGTCATGGTCAAGGTCAGTCCCCGGCCGGGATCGCCCGACGGCCACCCGACCGAGAACCTGAAGATCGTCATCACCTCGACGGTGCTGGCGCAGTTCGGTGACGCCATCAGCGCCGTGGTGAAGGAGACCGTGGACCAGCTCGGGCTCACCCACGGGCGCGTCGTCGTCGAGGACAAGGGCGCCCTGGACTGCACGATCCGGGCCCGCGTGCAGGCCGCCTGCCTGCGCGGCAGCGGCTCCCCCGATGACGTGGACTGGAACGCGCTGTGA
- a CDS encoding HpcH/HpaI aldolase/citrate lyase family protein: MLFIPGSSAAMLSTAYVFRPDAVMFDLEDGVALREKDSARLLVFQALRHPVYADFETVVRINPLDTPYGPLDLEAVVRAGAKIVRLPKTETADDIVELELRVAAIEADCGRPVGSTRLMAAIESASGVVNAVAIATASPRMDSIALAGFDYVIDMQTTRGDGTELFYARCAVLHAARVAGIGAYDVVWSDLADEDGFLAEVELIKRLGFDGKSLVNPRQIDLLHNAYAPTQAELDHARLVIEAADRAEAQGLGVVALNGKMVDAPIVVAARRTVQYAEASGVRR; this comes from the coding sequence ATGCTGTTCATCCCCGGCAGCAGCGCGGCCATGCTGTCCACGGCGTACGTCTTCCGTCCCGACGCGGTGATGTTCGACCTAGAGGACGGGGTCGCTTTGCGCGAGAAGGACTCCGCGCGGCTGCTGGTGTTTCAGGCGCTGCGGCATCCGGTCTATGCCGACTTCGAGACGGTGGTGCGGATCAACCCGCTCGACACCCCGTACGGCCCCCTGGACCTGGAGGCCGTCGTCCGCGCCGGGGCGAAGATCGTTCGCCTGCCGAAGACCGAGACCGCCGACGACATCGTCGAGCTGGAGCTGCGGGTGGCCGCGATCGAGGCCGACTGCGGCCGGCCGGTGGGATCGACGCGGCTCATGGCGGCGATCGAGTCGGCGTCCGGGGTGGTCAACGCCGTGGCCATCGCGACGGCGAGCCCGCGGATGGACTCGATCGCCCTCGCCGGCTTCGACTACGTCATCGACATGCAGACCACCCGCGGGGACGGCACGGAGCTCTTCTACGCCCGGTGCGCGGTGCTGCACGCCGCGCGGGTCGCGGGGATCGGGGCGTACGACGTGGTCTGGTCCGATCTCGCCGACGAGGACGGCTTCCTCGCCGAGGTGGAGCTCATCAAGCGCCTCGGCTTCGACGGGAAGTCGCTGGTCAACCCGCGCCAGATCGACCTGCTGCACAACGCCTACGCGCCGACGCAGGCCGAGCTGGACCACGCCCGGCTCGTCATCGAGGCCGCGGATCGGGCCGAGGCGCAGGGCCTGGGGGTCGTCGCCCTGAACGGGAAGATGGTCGACGCGCCCATCGTGGTGGCGGCGCGGCGTACGGTGCAGTACGCCGAGGCGTCCGGGGTGCGGCGATGA
- the citX gene encoding citrate lyase holo-[acyl-carrier protein] synthase, with protein MSADWAQAPPTLSDVLAARESRAFRQRLALQQANTSCVVSVTLVVPGPDKRPPWTAPVFDEADRVVREAIAAGGWGHTWEEVRRAAPIGPEALWGLTTDPCQVKAALVAAEDGHPIGRLWDLDVVVPSGPLSRAELGLPVRSCLACAEPAAGCARSRRHDVAALLAVARALVGRWELSRATPYAAAAHAALLAELHHTPKPGLVDLRNTGAHDDMDVPLFEASAEAIVGALGQCETLGELAGASASPAALPRLLAQLRPVGLAAEARMLDATGGVNTHRGAIFAFGLLCAAAGYLRGAGRPVTVAAVGETVARIAAPTLAELTVLAELSGGRGREASHGLAAHTAYGMRGARGEAASGYATVRDRALPAYRRVVNASGDQSAALAQALLELLAAHDDTNLAARGGRTGVALVRRRATELLAAGGALAPGFREAMERFDDELIAARLSPGGTADLLGVTIFLAGLAGFDGLDAPD; from the coding sequence GTGAGCGCCGACTGGGCGCAGGCGCCCCCGACCCTTTCCGACGTGTTGGCGGCCCGCGAGTCCAGGGCATTTCGGCAGCGGCTGGCGCTGCAGCAGGCGAACACGTCCTGCGTCGTGTCGGTGACGCTGGTCGTCCCGGGGCCGGACAAGCGGCCCCCGTGGACGGCGCCGGTCTTCGACGAGGCGGACCGGGTAGTGCGCGAGGCCATCGCGGCCGGGGGCTGGGGCCACACGTGGGAGGAGGTGCGGCGCGCCGCCCCCATCGGTCCCGAGGCCCTGTGGGGCCTGACCACCGACCCCTGCCAGGTCAAGGCCGCGTTGGTGGCGGCCGAGGACGGCCACCCCATCGGGCGGCTGTGGGACCTCGATGTGGTCGTACCAAGCGGGCCGTTGTCCCGCGCCGAGCTGGGGCTTCCCGTCCGCAGCTGCCTCGCCTGCGCGGAGCCCGCGGCCGGGTGCGCCCGCTCGCGGCGCCACGACGTCGCGGCCCTGCTCGCGGTCGCCCGCGCGCTGGTGGGTCGCTGGGAGCTGTCGCGCGCGACGCCGTACGCCGCGGCCGCGCACGCCGCGCTGCTCGCGGAGCTGCACCACACGCCCAAGCCCGGCCTGGTCGACCTGCGCAATACCGGCGCGCACGACGACATGGACGTGCCCCTGTTCGAGGCGAGCGCCGAGGCCATCGTCGGCGCCCTGGGCCAGTGCGAGACCCTCGGTGAGCTGGCGGGGGCTTCGGCGTCCCCCGCGGCGCTGCCCCGGCTGCTGGCCCAGCTGCGGCCGGTCGGCCTGGCCGCCGAGGCCCGAATGCTCGACGCCACGGGCGGCGTCAACACCCACCGCGGCGCGATCTTCGCGTTCGGGCTGCTGTGTGCGGCGGCGGGATACCTGCGCGGCGCGGGCCGGCCGGTGACCGTGGCCGCGGTTGGGGAGACCGTCGCCCGCATCGCGGCCCCGACGCTGGCAGAGCTCACGGTGCTCGCGGAGCTCTCGGGCGGTCGGGGCCGAGAGGCGTCGCACGGTCTGGCCGCGCACACGGCGTACGGGATGCGCGGGGCGCGGGGGGAGGCCGCGAGTGGTTACGCGACCGTGCGCGACCGGGCGCTGCCCGCGTACCGGCGCGTGGTCAACGCCTCCGGCGACCAGTCGGCCGCGCTGGCGCAGGCCCTGCTCGAGTTGCTCGCCGCGCACGACGACACGAACCTCGCGGCCCGGGGCGGCCGCACGGGCGTGGCGCTGGTCCGCCGCCGCGCCACCGAGCTGCTGGCCGCGGGCGGGGCGCTGGCGCCCGGGTTCCGGGAGGCGATGGAGCGCTTCGACGACGAACTCATCGCCGCGCGCCTGTCCCCCGGCGGCACGGCGGACCTGCTGGGGGTGACGATCTTCCTCGCCGGGCTCGCCGGGTTCGACGGGCTCGACGCGCCCGATTAG
- a CDS encoding VIT family protein, which produces MPTPKNKPAPGTHAWYDAMGDVGGRLNWLRAAVLGANDGIVSLAGLLIGVAGADAPPSALVTAGVAGLSAGAMSMAVGEYVSVSAQRDSERGVLELERQELQELPEQELAELAGILRKRGLSETTALVAAREMTDYDAFAAHADLELGLDPTERTNPWEAAGASALAFTVGGFVPFLAILLAPHAYAVPVAVAAVVVALAITGVLSARLGRANVWAAVLRNVVGGLIAMGVTYWIGRFFGARLD; this is translated from the coding sequence ATGCCCACGCCGAAGAACAAGCCCGCCCCGGGCACTCACGCCTGGTACGACGCCATGGGCGACGTGGGCGGCCGCCTGAACTGGCTGCGCGCGGCCGTGCTCGGTGCCAACGACGGGATCGTCTCCCTCGCCGGGCTGCTCATCGGCGTCGCGGGCGCCGACGCGCCCCCATCGGCGCTGGTCACCGCCGGGGTGGCGGGATTGTCGGCGGGCGCGATGTCGATGGCCGTGGGGGAGTACGTCTCCGTCAGCGCCCAGCGCGACTCCGAGCGCGGCGTCCTGGAGCTGGAGCGGCAGGAGCTGCAGGAGCTGCCGGAGCAGGAACTGGCCGAGCTCGCCGGGATCCTGCGCAAGCGGGGCCTGTCGGAGACCACCGCGCTGGTTGCGGCTCGGGAGATGACGGACTACGACGCGTTCGCGGCGCACGCCGACCTGGAGCTGGGCCTGGACCCGACCGAGCGCACCAACCCGTGGGAGGCGGCGGGCGCGTCGGCGCTGGCGTTCACGGTCGGCGGCTTCGTGCCGTTCCTGGCGATCCTGCTCGCGCCGCACGCGTACGCCGTGCCGGTGGCCGTCGCGGCCGTCGTCGTCGCCCTCGCGATCACCGGCGTGCTGTCGGCGCGGCTGGGCCGCGCCAACGTCTGGGCCGCGGTGCTGCGCAACGTCGTCGGCGGGTTGATCGCGATGGGCGTCACGTACTGGATCGGCCGCTTCTTCGGGGCCCGGCTCGATTAG
- a CDS encoding mismatch-specific DNA-glycosylase, which produces MAARTRPRGDLSAYAGAVVPDLLPGPGEGPLRLLFVGINPGLWTAATGAHFARPGNRFYPALFAAGITDRLIDASSGYADADRAHLLERGLGITNLVPRASARADELGVAELRAAPDRLEQLAMQVRPAVVAFAGITAYRIAYRAHRAVAGRQERRVGPAEVYVVPNPSGLNAHENVPSLAAAYARAATAAGINLKPRESV; this is translated from the coding sequence ATGGCAGCGAGAACGCGACCACGCGGGGACCTGTCGGCGTACGCCGGGGCCGTCGTGCCCGACCTGCTTCCCGGCCCCGGCGAGGGGCCGCTGCGACTGTTGTTCGTCGGCATCAACCCCGGCCTGTGGACCGCCGCCACCGGCGCGCACTTCGCCCGGCCCGGCAACCGCTTCTATCCGGCGCTGTTCGCCGCCGGCATCACCGACCGCCTCATCGACGCGTCCAGCGGGTACGCCGACGCCGACCGCGCCCACCTGCTCGAGCGCGGCCTGGGCATCACCAACCTGGTGCCGCGGGCGTCGGCGCGGGCCGACGAGCTCGGCGTGGCCGAGCTGCGCGCCGCCCCCGATCGCCTGGAGCAGCTCGCGATGCAGGTGCGCCCGGCCGTGGTGGCCTTCGCGGGCATCACGGCGTACCGGATCGCCTATCGCGCCCATCGCGCCGTCGCCGGCCGTCAGGAGCGGCGGGTCGGCCCGGCGGAGGTGTATGTCGTGCCCAATCCCAGCGGGCTGAACGCCCACGAGAACGTGCCCAGCCTCGCTGCGGCGTACGCGCGAGCCGCGACCGCGGCGGGCATCAATCTTAAGCCCCGCGAATCGGTCTGA